The Symphalangus syndactylus isolate Jambi chromosome 8, NHGRI_mSymSyn1-v2.1_pri, whole genome shotgun sequence genome includes a window with the following:
- the ZDBF2 gene encoding DBF4-type zinc finger-containing protein 2 isoform X1, producing the protein MQKRQGYCSYCRVQYNNLEQHLFSAQHRSLTRQSRRQICTSSLMERFLQDVLQHHPYHCQESSSTQDETHVNTGSSSEVVHLDDAFSEEEEEDEDKVEDEDATEERPSEVSEPIEELHSRPRESQEGMQEVSVRPSVIQKLEKGQQQPLEFVHKIGAGVKKCNLVDIGQATNNGSNLVRPPVICNAPASCLPESSNDRPVTTNTTSLPPAAHLDSVSKCDPNKVEKYLEQPDGASRNPVLSSHVETSSFSYQKAKESNKKSLRMNSDKLVLWKDVKSQGKTLSAGLKFYERMGTKGSLRVKSPSKLAVNPNKTDMPFNKGIFEDTIAKNHEEFFSNMDCTQEEKHLIFNKTAFWEQKCSVSSEMKFDCSSLQSASDQPQETAQDFNLWKEERIDQEDNYESRGSEMSFDCSSSFHSLTDQSKVSAKEVNLSKEVRTDVQYKNNKSYVSKISSDCDDILHLVTNQSQMIVKEISLQNARHISLVDQSYESSSSETNFDCDASPQSTSDYPQQSVTEVNLPKEVHIGLVDKNYGSSSSEVSADSVFPLQSVVDRPPVAVTETKLWKKAHTGLVDNYGSSCSEASFDCDVSLESVVDHPQLTVKGRNLKGRQVHLKHKKRKPSSAKAHLDCDVSLGTVADESQRAVEKISLLKEKNADLMDMNCESHCPEMGFQADAQLADQSQVAEIEPQKVDVDLENKSVQSSSSSLSSDSPASLYHSAHDEPQEALDEVNLKELNIDMEVKSYDCSSSELTFDSDPPLLSVSEQSHLDAEGKERHIDLEDESCESDSSEITFDSDIPLYSVIEQPEVAVYEEETVDLESKSNESCVSEITFDSDIPLHSGNDHPEVAVKEVIQKEEYIHLERKNDEPSGSEISSDSHAPLHSVTNSPEVAVKKLNPQKEEQVHLENKENEPIDSEVSLDYNIIFHSMTRHSEDPIKEISLHTKEHMYLENKSVFETSLDSDVPLQSATHKPEVIVKETWLQREKHAEFQGRSTEFSGSKASLDSGVPHYSVTEPQVAVNKINRKKQYVLENKNDKCSGSEIILDSNVPPQSMTDQPQLAFLKEKHVNLKDKNSKSGDSKITFDSEQLQEAVKKIDQWKEEVISLKNKINEPSTYKLIHDPDVSVQSVADQPKVAIKHVNLGNENHMYLEVKNSQYSCSEMNLDSGFLGQSIVNRPQITILEQEHIELEGKHNQCCGSEISFDSDDPLQSVADRLRETVKEISLWKDEEVDMERRNEAKGFEIMYDSDVLQPQPEEVLKEVSLWKEHVDLENKIVKPTDSKIKFDSHELLQSVTNKIPGVNKEINLLREEHVCLDDKGYVPSDSEIIYVSNIPLQSVIKQPQILEEEHASLEDKSSNSCSPEESSDSNDSFQVAADELQKPVKEINLWKEDHIYLEDKSYKLGDFDVSYASHIPVQFVTDQSSVPVKEINLQKKDHNDLESKNCEVCGSEIKCHSCVHLQSEVDQPQVSYKEADLQKEEHVVMEEKTDEPSDSEMMYDSDVPFQIVVNQFPGSVKETHLPKVVLVNLVPSDSDYEVISDDIPLQLVTDPPQLTIKDINCINTECIDIEDKSCDFFGSEVRCSCKASTPSMTNQCKETFKIINRKKDYIILGEPSCQSCGSEMNFNVDASDQSMTYESQGPDEKMVKYIDSEDKTCGYNGSKGKFNLEDTSHRTTHRLQKAHKEANLQKDPRNAGLKGKSCQSSASAVDFGASSKSALHRRADKKKRSKLKHRDLEVSCEPDGFEMNFQCAPPLLSDTDEPQETVKKRHPCKKVSFDLKEKNRDSQSSSVPKIGSVRNLKKAKDVIEDNPDEPVLEALPHVPPSFVGKTWSQIMREDDIKINALVKEFREGRFHCYFDDDCETKKVSSKGKKKVTWADLQGKEDTAPTQAVSESDDIVCGISDIDDLSVALDKPCHRHPPAERPPKQKWRVASQCQTAKISHSTQTSYKNYPVMKRKIIRQEEDPPKSKCSRLQDDRKTKKKVKIGTVEFPASCTKVLKPMQPKALVCVLSSLNIKLKEGEGLPFPKMRHHSWDNDIRFICKYKRNIFDYYEPLIKQIVISPPLNVIVPEFERRNWVKIHFNRSNQNSSAGDNDADGQGSASAPLMAVPARYGFNSHQGTSDSSLFLEESKVLHAREVPKKRNFQLTFLNRDVVKISPKSVRNKLLESKSKKKIHGKKVTTSSNKLGFPKKIYKPIILRQKPRKASEKQSIWIRTKPSDIIRKYISKYSVFLRHRYQSRSAFLGMYLKKKKSVVSRLKKAKRTAKVLLNSSVPPVGAEELSSAIANPPPKRPVRASCRVARRRKKSDESYHGRQRNPTPVRAYDLRSSSSLQQRERMMTRLANKLRGNEVK; encoded by the coding sequence TTCAACACAAGATGAGACACATGTGAATACTGGGTCATCATCTGAAGTGGTGCATTTGGATGATGCTTTTtctgaagaagaggaagaggatgagGATAAGGTTGAGGATGAGGATGCTACCGAAGAGAGACCTTCCGAGGTTTCAGAACCTATTGAAGAGTTACATTCCAGACCTCGTGAATCTCAGGAAGGCATGCAGGAGGTTTCAGTTCGACCATCAGTTATTCAAAAACTGGAGAAGGGACAGCAGCAGCCCTTGGAGTTTGTTCATAAAATTGGGGCCGGTGTGAAAAAATGTAACCTAGTAGATATTGGTCAGGCTACAAATAATGGAAGCAACCTGGTACGCCCCCCAGTGATTTGTAATGCTCCTGCTAGTTGTTTACCTGAAAGCTCTAATGATAGACCAGTTACAACTAATACAACTAGTTTACCACCAGCAGCTCATTTGGATTCAGTTAGCAAATGTGACCCAAACAAAGTTGAGAAATATCTTGAACAGCCAGACGGGGCCTCTAGAAATCCTGTGCTATCATCCCATGTAGAAACTTCTTCATTTTCATATCAGAAAGCTAAAGAATCAAATAAGAAATCTTTACGCATGAATTCAGATAAGTTGGTTTTGTGGAAAGATGTAAAATCTCAGGGTAAAACTTTGTCAGCTGGCTTGAAATTCTATGAACGCATGGGTACTAAGGGCTCCTTAAGAGTTAAATCTCCTTCCAAATTAGCAGTAAACCCGAATAAAACTGACATGCCTTTTAATAAAGGAATCTTTGAAGATACTATTGCAAAGAACCATGAGGAATTCTTTTCTAATATGGATTGTACCCAAGAAGAAAAGCATTTGATTTTTAACAAGACAGCCTTTTGGGAACAGAAGTGCTCAGTGAGTTCTGAAATGAAGTTTGATTGTAGCTCTCTTCAGTCAGCATCTGATCAGCCCCAAGAGACTGCACAAGACTTCAATCTTTGGAAGGAGGAGCGAATTGACCAAGAAGATAACTATGAATCTAGAGGTTCAGAAATGAGTTTTGATTGCAGTTCCTCTTTTCATTCACTGACTGACCAATCTAAAGTGAGTGCCAAAGAAGTAAACCTTTCCAAGGAAGTACGTACTGATGTACAGTATAAGAATAATAAATCTTATGTTTCTAAAATAAGTTCTGATTGTGATGACATTCTTCACTTGGTTACCAACCAATCCCAAATGATTGTTAAAGAAATAAGTCTTCAGAATGCAAGGCATATTAGCCTGGTTGACCAAAGCTATGAATCTAGTAGTTCTGAAACGAATTTTGATTGTGATGCTTCACCTCAGTCCACTAGTGACTACCCCCAACAATCTGTAACAGAAGTAAACCTTCCTAAGGAAGTACACATTGGTTTGGTTGATAAGAACTATGGTTCCAGTAGCTCTGAAGTAAGTGCTGATTCTGTTTTCCCACTGCAGTCAGTGGTTGACCGACCCCCAGTGGCTGTCACAGAAACAAAACTTTGGAAGAAGGCTCATACTGGCTTGGTTGATAACTATGGATCGAGTTGTTCTGAAGCAAGTTTTGATTGTGATGTTTCTCTTGAGTCAGTAGTTGATCATCCCCAACTGACTGTCAAAGGAAGAAACCTGAAAGGTAGACAAGTCCACCTAAAACATAAGAAGCGTAAACCCAGTAGTGCTAAAGCACATCTTGATTGTGATGTCTCACTTGGGACAGTTGCAGATGAATCCCAGAGGGCTGTTGAAAAGATAAGTCTTCTGAAGGAGAAGAATGCTGACCTTATGGATATGAACTGTGAATCCCATTGTCCTGAAATGGGTTTTCAGGCTGATGCTCAATTAGCTGACCAGTCTCAAGTAGCAGAAATAGAGCCTCAGAAAGTGGATGTTGACCTTGAGAATAAGAGTGTTCAGTCTAGCAGTTCTTCTCTAAGTTCTGATTCTCCGGCTTCTCTTTATCATTCAGCTCATGATGAGCCTCAAGAAGCTTTGGATGAAGTAAATCTTAAAGAGTTAAACATTGACATGGAAGTTAAGAGCTATGATTGCTCCAGCTCTGAGTTGACTTTTGATTCTGATCCGCCTCTTCTCTCAGTTTCTGAGCAGTCTCATCTGGATGCTGAAGGAAAAGAACGGCACATTGACCTGGAAGATGAGAGCTGTGAGTCAGATAGTTCTGAAATAACTTTTGATTCTGATATTCCTCTTTATTCAGTAATTGAACAACCTGAAGTAGCTGTTTATGAGGAAGAAACTGTTGATCTGGAAAGTAAAAGTAATGAATCTTGTGTTTCTGAAATAACTTTTGATTCTGATATTCCTCTTCATTCAGGAAATGATCACCCTGAAGTAGCTGTTAAAGAAGTAATTCAGAAAGAAGAGTACATTCACTTAGAAAGGAAGAATGATGAACCCAGTGGTTCTGAAATAAGTTCGGATTCCCATGCCCCTCTTCATTCAGTGACTAATTCTCCCGAAGTAGCTGTTAAAAAGCTAAATCCTCAAAAAGAAGAGCAGGTACActtagaaaataaggaaaatgaacCTATTGATTCTGAAGTAAGTTTGGATTATAATATCATTTTTCACTCAATGACTAGACATTCTGAAGATCCCATTAAAGAAATAAGCCTTCACACAAAAGAGCACATGTACTTAGAAAATAAGAGTGTTTTTGAAACAAGTTTGGATTCTGATGTCCCTCTTCAGTCAGCGACTCACAAACCTGAAGTAATTGTCaaagaaacatggcttcaaaGAGAAAAGCATGCTGAATTCCAAGGTAGAAGTACTGAATTCAGTGGTTCAAAAGCAAGTTTAGATTCTGGTGTCCCTCATTATTCAGTAACTGAACCTCAAGTAGCTGttaacaaaataaacagaaagaagcaATATGTTCTAGAAAACAAGAATGATAAATGTAGTGGTTCTGAAATAATTTTGGATTCTAATGTTCCACCTCAGTCAATGACTGACCAACCTCAACTAGCTTTTTTGAAGGAAAAACATGTTAATCTGAAGGACAAAAATAGTAAATCAGGTGACTCTAAAATAACCTTTGATTCTGAACAACTTCAGGAAGCGGTTaaaaaaatagaccaatggaaggaAGAGGTTATTAGCCTGAAAAATAAGATTAATGAACCTAGTACTTATAAATTAATACATGATCCTGATGTTTCTGTCCAATCTGTGGCTGATCAACCCAAAGTAGCTATTAAACATGTAAACCTTGGGAATGAAAACCATATGTACTTGGAAGTTAAGAACAGCCAATATAGTTGTTCGGAAATGAATTTGGATTCTGGTTTCTTGGGTCAGTCAATAGTCAATCGACCTCAAATAACTATTTTGGAGCAGGAGCACATTGAACTAGAAGGTAAGCACAATCAATGTTGTGGTTCTGAAATAAGTTTTGATTCTGATGACCCTCTTCAGTCAGTGGCTGACCGGCTGAGAGAAACCGTTAAAGAAATAAGCCTTTGGAAGGATGAAGAAGTTGACATGGAAAGGAGAAATGAAGCTAAGGGTTTTGAAATTATGTATGATTCTGATGTTCTTCAGCCCCAACCTGAAGAAGTACTTAAGGAGGTCAGTCTTTGGAAAGAGCATGTTGACTTGGAAAATAAGATTGTCAAACCTACagattccaaaataaaatttgattctCATGAACTCCTTCAGTCCGTGACTAATAAAATTCCAGGGGTGAATAAAGAAATCAATCTTTTGAGGGAGGAACATGTTTGTCTGGATGATAAGGGCTATGTGCCCAGtgattctgaaataatttatgtttCAAATATCCCTCTTCAGTCAGTAATAAAACAACCACAAATTTTGGAAGAGGAACATGCCAGTCTGGAAGATAAGAGCAGTAATTCTTGTAGTCCTGAAGAAAGTTCTGATTCCAATGACTCTTTTCAGGTAGCAGCAGATGAGCTTCAAAAACCTGtcaaagaaataaatctttggaAGGAAGACCATATTTACCTGGAAGATAAGAGCTATAAATTAGGTGATTTTGATGTAAGTTATGCTTCTCATATTCCTGTTCAGTTTGTGACTGATCAATCTTCTGTACCTGTCAAAGAAATAAACTTGCAAAAGAAGGATCATAATGATCTAGAAAGTAAGAACTGTGAAGTTTGTGgttctgaaataaaatgtcattctTGTGTTCATCTTCAGTCAGAAGTTGACCAACCTCAGGTGTCTTACAAAGAGGCAGACCTTCAGAAGGAAGAGCATGTTGTCATGGAAGAAAAGACCGACGAACCTAGTGATTCAGAAATGATGTATGATTCTGATGTTCCTTTTCAAATAGTAGTTAACCAATTTCCAGGGTCAGTCAAAGAAACCCACCTTCCAAAGGTGGTACTTGTGAATCTGGTGCCCAGTGATAGTGATTATGAAGTAATTTCAGATGATATTCCCCTTCAGTTAGTGACTGACCCACCTCAGTTGACTATCAAAGATATCAACTGTATAAATACAGAATGTATTGATATAGAAGATAAGAGCTGTGACTTTTTTGGTTCTGAAGTCAGATGTAGTTGTAAAGCCTCTACTCCCTCAATGACAAACCAGTGCAAAGAgactttcaaaataataaaccGGAAGAAGGACTATATTATTCTGGGAGAGCCAAGTTGTCAATCTTGTGGTTCTGAAATGAATTTTAATGTTGATGCCTCTGATCAGTCCATGACTTACGAGTCACAAGGACCTGATGAGAAAATGGTGAAATATATTGACTCAGAAGATAAGACCTGTGGATATAATGGTTCTAAAGGAAAATTTAATTTGGAAGACACTTCTCATCGAACGACTCACCGACTGCAGAAAGCTCACAAAGAAGCCAACCTTCAGAAAGATCCAAGAAATGCTGGCCTAAAAGGTAAGAGCTGTCAGTCTAGTGCTTCTGCAGTGGATTTTGGTGCCTCTTCCAAGTCAGCGCTCCATCGAAGGGCTGATAAAAAAAAACGTTCGAAGCTAAAACATAGAGATCTAGAAGTGAGCTGTGAGCCAGATGGTTTTGAGATGAATTTTCAGTGTGCTCCCCCTCTTCTGTCTGATACTGATGAGCCTCAAGAAACTGTTAAGAAAAGACACCCTTGTAAGAAGGTATCTTTtgacttgaaagaaaagaaccGTGATTCCCAGTCAAGCTCTGTTCCCAAGATTGGTTCTGTAAGGAACCTGAAAAAAGCAAAAGATGTCATAGAAGATAATCCTGATGAACCAGTTCTTGAAGCCTTGCCTCATGTACCTCCTTCATTTGTGGGGAAAACATGGTCTCAGATAATGAGAGAAGATGACATAAAAATTAATGCTCTTGTGAAGGAGTTTAGGGAAGGTCGTTTCCACTGTTACTTTGATGATGACTGTGAGACCAAAAAAGTTTCTtcgaaggggaaaaaaaaggttaCCTGGGCTGACTTGCAAGGTAAGGAGGACACTGCACCAACTCAAGCTGTGTCAGAGAGTGATGATATTGTCTGTGGTATTTCAGATATTGATGACTTGTCAGTGGCCTTAGATAAACCATGCCATCGTCATCCTCCAGCAGAGAGGCCTCCTAAGCAAAAGTGGCGTGTGGCTTCTCAATGCCAGACAGCGAAAATCAGCCATAGTACTCAGACCAGTTATAAGAATTACCcagtgatgaaaagaaaaataattagacaaGAGGAAGACCCACCAAAAAGTAAGTGTTCACGTTTACAGGATGacagaaaaaccaaaaagaaagtcaaaattGGGACAGTTGAATTTCCTGCATCATGTACTAAAGTTTTGAAGCCTATGCAACCCAAAGCCTTAGtctgtgttctttcttctttaaatattaaacTGAAGGAGGGTGAAGGCCTTCCTTTCCCTAAAATGAGGCACCATAGTTGGGATAATGATATTCggtttatatgcaaatataaacggAATATCTTTGATTATTATGAGCCCTTGATTAAGCAAATTGTAATTAGTCCTCCCCTGAATGTAATAGTACCAGAGTTTGAGAGGCGTAACTgggttaaaattcattttaataggAGCAACCAAAACTCCAGTGCAGGAGATAATGATGCTGATGGACAAGGCTCTGCTTCAGCACCTTTAATGGCAGTGCCGGCAAGATATGGATTTAATTCACATCAGGGAACCAGTGACTCTTCTCTGTTTCTGGAAGAATCAAAGGTTCTGCATGCTCGTGAGgttccaaagaaaagaaatttccagCTAACATTTTTAAATCGTGATGTTGTCAAAATCTCTCCAAAATCAGTTAGAAATAAGCTTTtggaaagtaaaagtaaaaagaaaattcatggaAAGAAGGTGACCACTAGTAGTAATAAGCTAGGTTTTCCCAAAAAGATTTATAAACCAATTATTCTCCGGCAAAAACCCAGAAAAGCTTCAGAGAAACAGTCAATTTGGATTCGGACCAAACCAAGTGATATCATTAGAAAGTATATTTCGAAATACTCTGTTTTTTTACGTCATAGATATCAGTCCAGGAGCGCTTTTCTTGGAATgtatctgaagaagaaaaaatctgTTGTCAGTAGGCTAAAGAAGGCGAAGAGAACAGCTAAAGTGCTTTTGAACTCCTCAGTTCCACCAGTTGGTGCTGAAGAGCTGTCAAGCGCTATCGCAAATCCTCCTCCAAAGCGACCTGTGCGGGCTTCCTGCCGCGTtgcaaggaggaggaagaagagtgaTGAAAGCTACCATGGCCGACAGAGAAATCCTACACCTGTGAGAGCATATGATCTGAGAAGCTCATCTTCTTTACAACAACGTGAGAGAATGATGACTCGGCTAGCAAACAAATTGAGAGGTAATGAGGTAAAATAG